The window AGAGTATTTCATACAATCTGGCTATTTGAAGAAAAAATAGAAGAAATAAAAAAGTAATAATCACCAATAAATGGTGATTATTACTTTTTTAATTATGGCAAAGGGAGCGTTTATAGTGATTCATGAAGAGCTCGAATCCAATGTGAAATCGTATTGCCGGTCATTCCCGATTACATTTGGCAAAGCCAAAGGCTCTATTCTCTACTCTACCGACGGCAGGCCGTATATTGATTTTTTTGCCGGAGCTGGTGCCCTCAATTACGGGCACAATCACCCTTATATCAAGGAGCGTCTGATTGCTTATCTGCAGGAGGACAGCATTATTCACGGTCTGGATATGTATACAGAGGCCAAGCAGCAGTTTATGGCGGATTTCCAGGAATACATATTAAGGCCGAGAGGGATGGAATACAAGCTGCAGTTCTGCGGGCCGACAGGCACCAACGCAGTGGAAGCAGCCATGAAAATAGCCCGTAAGGTCAAAAAGCGCGCAGGTATCATATCGTTCATGGGAGGTTTTCACGGAATGTCCCTTGGAAGCCTGGCGGCGACGAGTAATCGATCTTCCCGCGCAGGTGCAGGAATGCCGCTGCACAATGTGACATTCATTCCTTATTACGACGGATATCTGAAAAATTTTGACTCTCTGGGCTTTCTGAATGCACTGCTCTCAGATACCCATTCTGGCGTGGAGAAACCAGCTGCAGTTATCGTTGAGACGGTGCAGGCGGAAGGGGGGGTTTATGTTGCTCCTGCGCAGTGGCTGGAACAACTGGCGACGTTGTGCAAGCGGCACGATGTCCTGCTGATCGTTGATGACATTCAGGTGGGCTGCGGCAGGGCAGGGTCATTTTTTTCCTTTGAACGCGCCAATGTACAACCCGATCTGATCGTACTGTCCAAATCAATCAGCGGTTATGGGTTGCCTATGTCTTTACTGTTAATGAAGCCGGAGCTGGATATCTGGAATCCGGGTGAGCACAATGGAACCTTCCGTGGGAATCAAATGGCCTTTGTTGCGGCCTCGGCTGCATTGGAACTGAGAAGCAGCGACAACCTGGAGCAATCTGTCTGGCAAAAGGAGGCCATCATAGAAGAATTCCTGCTGAATGAGATCAAACATTTGATCCCGGGGGTAGAAATACGCGGAATAGGACTGATATGGGGAGTTGATTTCGGAGGCTGCGCAGATCCGATGATCGCAGAGCGGA of the Paenibacillus sonchi genome contains:
- the ectB gene encoding diaminobutyrate--2-oxoglutarate transaminase yields the protein MAKGAFIVIHEELESNVKSYCRSFPITFGKAKGSILYSTDGRPYIDFFAGAGALNYGHNHPYIKERLIAYLQEDSIIHGLDMYTEAKQQFMADFQEYILRPRGMEYKLQFCGPTGTNAVEAAMKIARKVKKRAGIISFMGGFHGMSLGSLAATSNRSSRAGAGMPLHNVTFIPYYDGYLKNFDSLGFLNALLSDTHSGVEKPAAVIVETVQAEGGVYVAPAQWLEQLATLCKRHDVLLIVDDIQVGCGRAGSFFSFERANVQPDLIVLSKSISGYGLPMSLLLMKPELDIWNPGEHNGTFRGNQMAFVAASAALELRSSDNLEQSVWQKEAIIEEFLLNEIKHLIPGVEIRGIGLIWGVDFGGCADPMIAERIASACFQAGLIIERVGRNDTVLKIMPPLTIEQDLLLQGCEIIKQVLISVASDGHLTPSIF